A genomic region of Papaver somniferum cultivar HN1 chromosome 7, ASM357369v1, whole genome shotgun sequence contains the following coding sequences:
- the LOC113295026 gene encoding transcription factor-like protein DPB: MDKLVAELSTTTPYMKPNYNEKNIRRRVYDSLNILIAADIISKDENKDIQWRGMLHADGPNAFEQLKFQYIGLRNKIANKAVYLQELEDQFISLQNLAQWNEQLCCSGRKAATSEGVSFPFIII; this comes from the coding sequence ATGGATAAGCTTGTGGCTGAACTTTCAACAACAACACCTTATATGAAACCAAATTATAACGAGAAAAATATTCGACGGAGAGTGTATGATTCCCTGAATATTCTTATTGCAGCGGATATCATATCTAAGGATGAAAACAAAGATATACAATGGAGAGGCATGCTTCATGCTGATGGCCCAAATGCTTTTGAACAACTTAAGTTTCAATACATTGGCTTAAGAAACAAAATTGCAAACAAGGCTGTGTATCTACAAGAACTTGAGGATCAATTTATAAGCCTGCAGAATCTCGCTCAGTGGAATGAGCAACTATGTTGTTCAGGGAGGAAAGCTGCAACTTCAGAGGGTGTGTCGTTTCCTTTTATTATAATCTAG